In the genome of Xanthomonas hortorum pv. pelargonii, the window TGTGCTTGTCGTAATAGTCCCCGTAATACTGCTCGTACGTCTTACTCGGCCCAACGGAAGGCTGCTCAGTCTTGAATACCTGGGCAATCTGATTCAACGCTGCATCACGCGTGATTTTGCCTGCCATTTGCTGATCAGCAATTGCTTCGTACTGCTTTGGTCTCGTACCGCTACCAGCGATACCGATATCGGGACCTTGATGATTCAGAATCTCACGCCGGACCAACGCATTACTGAGTGTTGCGGCAGCTTCGCCGCGCAGCATGTTGGTGACGTATGCATGCTTGGAGGAATAATCGGGTTCCTCGGTAAATCGATGATGTCCGATCTCATGTGAGAGTGATCCAGCAAGTCTTTCACCCTTGCCAATCGCGTCCTGGTCAATAACGATTTGCTTGTCAGGAAGTATGTAGGTGCCCCCGCCTGCATTGCCCCACACAACACCTATGCCATCACGCTTGAGCTGAGACAGGCCTGCTTGAAGCGTGGGCGACTGACTGACAAGCGGCGTGAGCGCGGGGTCCGTCAGCGGAGAGGCAGGACGTACACCGGCAGAAGATGCAGCCGCTTGTTGCGGCTGTTGAAATCTTGATTCTTCATTGGCTTCCATCATGCACTCCTTTGCTCGAGTAACTACACTCAGCTTACAGCTTGTTAATCGAGATATAGCTCAAGTGCGACTGGTCTTGCGTCAGACCGAAAGTGACTTTTGCACCATCAACCTTCATCACCCAATAGGCTCTCGAATCGGGGGCGTCTGGCCGAGGCGGGTAAGGAACAGCGTCCACCCAAGGTGCATCTGCGAAGGCCGGCCCAGGCGGAAAGAAATCGATCACTAATTTCCCTTGTGATGGATTGCCTGTTGTATTACTCAACTCAATACGCTGCAATTTTTCACCAGCCAGTGTCCCGCTCTCGCTGACTTGCAGTTCTCTTTCCCCGTCTGACTGGGTCGGTCGGAGTTGAGTGTGAAGCTGAGCACTAATGGCCGCGATGTCCCGGAAGTCAGTGCCGATCAAACGATCCAAATCTTGCTTGAGGCGTTCCGTCACGTCTTTGCTCCTGGTTTCACTGGGGGGCTTGGTAGCTGCTACAGCTGAGTGACTGCGTGGAGTGCTAGAAACACATCCCGAATGGAGGGTGCACGCCAGTAGCCCAAGCGGCAACAAGATTGCTCGCGGGAAGGCTGCATGTCCCCAGCCAAATGGCAGACCATGTGATCCTCGAATGCGAAGGGCCATCTCTCTATCCCGCGCTAGAACTGTCGTGGAAATCTAGCACGGCAATATCCACCTGGAATAACCAAAGCGCTGCCGCCAACGGCGACAGCATGTCGGGAGGTTCGAACTTTTACGGTCTGCAGACGTTGCTTTGTGGCTCTGCCGGCGGCGGCGATCGACCGGCGCCTGCCCCCAAAGAAACGCCAAGCCTGAGGCACCGCCCGTCGCTCCGCTTGCTCTCCCCTGCCATCTAGCGCGCGCAAGCCTTACAGTGCGCAGGCACGCCAGGGTCATGGCGCTGCCCGACCGATCAATCCAGCAACTACGAGGGTGTCGCGAGCAAGGGGATGGACCAGAAAAAGAGCCAGAAGAAAGAGCCGGCCAAGACGCTGAAGGAAAAGCGCGCGGCCAAGCAGGAAAAGAAGGCCAAGTAAGCCGCCCTGCCTGCCAGACGGCGAACGGGGTCAGGCGGATCGCCTGACCTCGCGTTTTTAGGGCTAACACCAGGCGTTGAGCACGCGCGTTCCGCCTGTTCGTCATGAGCCGCTAGGCCATCGATCTGAGCGATCAACAGCGCCAGCGCCTCGCGGCACTTGGCTGCTTTGCAGGGCAAGACGATCACGCCGGCAGTTTTGTAGCCACGATCCGCGTGGATGGGCTTCAACGACGACTGGCTTCCGCTACAGCGATGGCCCAGCTCGGACGCTTCATACCGCCACGCCACGAAACGTCTCCAGGATCCGCGCTGCGTCCTGGGAAGGCGGCAGGCCGAAGGTGCGTGCGTATTCCCGGCTGAACTGCGTTGCGCTTTCATAGCCCACGTCCATGGCGGCGGCGGTGACGCTCTTGCCATGCGCGGTGAGCAACTGGCGCGCCTGCAGCAGCCGCAGTTGCTTTTGGTATTGCAACGGGCTGAGCGCAGTTGCCGCCTTGAAGTTGCGATGAAACGCCGACTCGCTCATGGCCGCCTGGCCGGCAAGCGTGGCGATGCGCAGGGGTTGGGCGTAGTTCGCGCGGATCCAGTGGATCGCCTTGCGCAGCCGTGCCAGCGTGGAATCCGGCGTTGCCACGGCCCGCAACACGCCGCCCTGCGGGCCCTGCAATGCGCGGTATAGAATCTCGCGCTCGTAGGCAGGCGCCAGTGCCGGGATATCGGCGGGGCATTCCATGAGGCCCAGCAGGCGTACCCAGGCGTCCAGCATTTCCCCAGTCATGCTGGCGACGCAGAACGACAACGCATCGGCGCCTGCCGCGGAGGTGGCGGCTTGCACGGGTAGATCGTGCAGCAGGGCGGCGATGGTTTCCGGGTCGAGCGTGAGGCTAACCGCAAGATAGGGCGCCCCGTCCTCTGCGGCATGCACCTTGCCGATGGCGGGAAGATCGACGGTCATGACGAAGTAGCTCGCCGGGTCGTAATGCAGCGTGCGGTCTCCCACCGTCATCGACTTACCGCCCTGCAGGATCAGGTTGATCATCGGGTCGTAGACCGCTGCCAGCGCGTGCTCTGGCACCTCGCCCTTCACCATCGCCACGCGCGGGATGCCGGTCTCGGTGCGGCGGTTTTGGGCATGCCGGGTGAGCCGCTTGAGCTCGATAAGTGCTGAATTCATTTGTTATCAGACTACGTTGCGGCCCGCCCGGCAACCGCAAAAGCAGGATCAGGCAGGCCTGTGCCGGCTTCGGGCAGGCACCCCGGCGCCCTGCCCTCTAGCCTGAGGACACCTTCATACAAGAGCGCAACGCCATGAATATTGCAGTCATCACCGGCGGTAGCCGCGGTATCGGTGCCGCCACCGCCCTGGCCAGTGCCCGCCGTGGCATGGGCGTCATCCTGACCTATCACCAGAACCCGCTTGCGGCCGAATCGGTGGTGGCGCGCATTGCGGCCGATGGCGGCAAGGCCATCGCGTTACCGCTGGATGTAGGCGACACACGCAGCTTCGCCGGGTTCGCTGCGGCCGTGCAGGAGACGCTGCACACGGTCTGGCAGCAGGACACCCTGGCCGGGCTGGTGAACAACGCCGGCTACGGGGTGTTCAACCCCATCGAAACCGTCGATGAGGCGCAGTTCGACGGTCTGTTCAATGTGCATCTCAAGGGGCCCTTCTTTCTCACCCAGGCGTTGTTGCCGCTGCTGGGCCGCGGCGCGGCGATCGTCAACCTCACCAGTGCCACCACGCGCGTGGCGTTTGCCGGGGTTGCGCCGTATGCCGCGTTCAAGGGCGGGTTGGAGGTACTCAGCCGCTACATGGCCAAGGAGTTCGGCGAGCGCGGCATCCGCGTCAATACGGTCTCGCCGGGGCCCATTCGCACCGAACTCGGCGGCGGGCTGACGCCGGACTTCGAAGCCATGCTGGCGGCGCAGACAGCGCTGGGCCGCGTTGGAGAACCCGAAGAGGTTGCCAACGTCATCGCCATGCTGCTGTCCGACGACGCGGCCTGGATCAACGCCCAGTCCATTGAGGTTGCGGGTGGGTATCACGTGTAAGCCTTACCCGATCACAGTGCTCTTTTGCCGATAGCACGCACGACCTCCAGCTTTTCTCAAGATCGCGACAGGAAGCGTTGCGCGGCAGAAGCACGGCGAGTGCCCGCAGGCTACGGTACGGATCAAGCCGCCAGCCGCTTGATCCGCGACGGCAGGTCGCCCAGCGCGCGGTGCGCTTGTTCCAGTTCGTAATCGGCCTGCAGGCCCAGCCAGAACCGCTCGGTCGTGCCCAACGCTGCAGCCAGGCGCACGGCGGTGTCGGCGGTGATGCCACGCTTGCCCAGCACGATCTCGTTGATGCGGCGCGGCGGCACGGCGGTGGCCCGCGCCAGTGCGTTCTGGCTGATGCCCATCGGCTCGAGAAACTCTTCGAGCAGGATTTCGCCGGGGTGGATGTTGGGTAGGACTGTCATGGACAGATGCCTCGTGCTCAGTGGTAATCGACGATTTCGACCTCGGCAACATCGCCCTCCATCCATCGGAAGCAGATGCGCCATTGGTCGTTGATCCGGATGCTGTACTGCCCGCGCCGCTCGCCCTTCAACGCTTCCAGCCGGTTGGCAGGTGGAATACGCAGATCGTCGAGGTGCGCGGCAGCGTTGAGCATGCGCAACTTGCGGCGCGCGACCGGCTGGATGTCGGCCGGCAACCGGCGGGAGCGCTCACCCAACCAGATCTTTTCGGCTTCCTTGTCGACAAAGCTCCTGATCATGTGCCGACCATAACGTGATCCGTTATATGACGCAAACCGTTATGGCTGCGAGATCGACCCTGCCGCCGTGGCGCTTTGCCGAAGCTCTGGAGCGGCGCAACCTCCATCAAAACAATGCACCCTGCACCGGCTCGCTGGGAGTGGCTCCAGAACCGGCAATGGATGAGGAGCACGGCTTGCCCGACGTCTTGACGCTTCCTGCATCACCTCGATCTAGCGCAAGTCGTCGTCGGTGCCGTCCGCCCGGTCTCCTGCATCAAGCTGCTGCAACACGCGATCGAAATCGCTCACGAACAGCTGGTCCTGCACGATACGGTACTTTTCGAACTCGCTTTCCGCATGCGCTTTGGCGATCTCGGCGGTGACGCGCCCTGCGTCCTGCAACACCTGCCGGTCGGTGGCTTCGATGAAACGATTCAGACGCGTTTCCCAATCCCGCATGGTCATCGGGATCTGCCGCAGCGCCATGTCCTCGGCCAGGTCCAGATAGGCCGATATGAGGCGTTGCAACTGCGCCATCTCGCCGGTGGTCAGGTAGTTCTTGGCAACCGCCACGTCGAACTTCTGGATTTTCCCGCGCGGTGCATCGGCCCAGGTGGTCAGGCCCATGTGCTGCTTGCCGGCATCGGCGCGGTGGTAGACGACTTCTGCTGCGGTTTGCCCGTGGATGGCCCAGTGCAGCTTGTTCTGCACCGTGGCGAAGAACCTTTGGGTTGCCTGCGCCGTGGCATCGTAGTCCAGGGCGGTGGCGTAGATGTCGGTGATCTTCTGGTAGAACTTGCGCTTGGAGAGACGGATCTCGCGGATGCGCTGCAGCTGCTCTTCGAAGTAGCGCTTGCCGAGCACCGTGCCGTCGTTCTTCAGGCGCTCGTCGTCCATCGCGAAGCCCTTGATCGTGAAGGACGCGATGATGGTGGTGGCCCACTTGCGGAACTGCACCGCGCGCTCGGAATTGACCTTGTAGCCCACGGCAATGATGGCCGCGAGGTTGTAGTGCTTGGTGTTGTAGCTCTTGCCGTCGGCGGCAGTTATCCGAAAATTTCGGATAACTGACTCCTGCTGTAACTCACTGTCGGTGAAAACCTTTTTCAAGTGGTAGTTGATGGTGCGCACGTCCACGTCGTAGAGCTGCGCCAGCATCTTCTGCGTCAGCCAGACGTTTTCGTCGGCATACGCCGCCTGCACGCCGCCCTCGCCCGCGGCGGCCACGAAGGTCAGGTATTCGGCCGCAGACGAACGGACGAGTGAGGTTTCATGCTTTTTCGCCATCGATGCCTCCCATGCTGGCGATACCGCACAACCAGGCGTTCTTCGGCCACGAGGTTATCCGGGCACGCCCGATGACGGTGATAGGCGAACGTGCTGTTCTGCCGTAAGTCTTGTTGCCATCGCGCCGGCTCGCGTCCATCAGAACAACGACCCCTGCACGGGCAACGCAGTGGATGGTTCTGTTGCTGGCTTGGCGGGTGCCGCCTGCTGCTGCGCACCCAACCGCCACGCCAGGCCCGAGATGCGCGCGGCGTGCCTTGCCAGCGCGGCGCGGATGACCGCTTCGCTGCCGGCCAGGTGCAGGGCGCGGCGGGCGCGGGTGATGCCGGTGTAGAGCAGTTCGCGGCTGAGCACGCGGGCGTCGCGGGTGGGCAGTTGCAGCCAGACGGTGTCGAATTCGCTGCCCTGGGCCTTGTGCACGGTCATGGCGAAGGCGCTTTCGTGTGCGGGCAGTGCGGCGGGGTGGAAGCCGCGCACCTGGCCGTCGCCGTCGCCTTCGAACCAGGCGACTAACGGGCCTTGGGCACGGCTGTCGGCGACGGGGTCGGCGCGGTTTGCGGTGCCGATGCCGTGGCTTGGGCCGGAAGACGCAGCTGCGTCGCTACGCGCTGTAACGGTGCTCGCGTCGCTGCGCTCCGAGGGAGTGTTTGTGTCGCTGCGCACCGAAAAGGACTCGCGTCGCTTCGCCCCGAGAAGGGACTCGCTTCGCTTCGCAGGCAGATGCCGACGTCGCCGTTGAACAGGCCGTGGCGGTAGCTGTTTTCGGTGATCAGCAGCAGGCGGCCTTGGAACCAGGGCGAGGCGCTGCCGAGGCGGCGGGCGCCGGAGCCGGTGTCGGCCAGCAGTTGTTCGATGCGGGCGTTGAGGCCGCGCGCGCCTTGCGGGCCGGCGCGCACGGCGGTGAGCAGGCGCAGGCGCGCGGCATCGCGCAGGGCGGCGGCCGGGTCTTGCGCGTCGGCCAGCGCGCGCCAGTGGGCGAGCAGTGCGTCGCGGCCCAGGGCTAGCGGGTCTTCGCCGTCTTCGTGGAAGTGCACGCCGGCCAGCTCGCCGCTGCGCAGCAGGGCCAGCGCGGTGTCGGCGTCGCCGGTGCGGATGGCCTCGGCCAGTGGGGCGAGTGCGAAGTCTTCTGCTTGCCGGTAGCCGCGCAGCAGGTGCACGCGGTGGCCGGCCAGGCCGCCGCTGTGGGTGTGGCTGACGGTGTGGCCGCCTGTCTGGGTGCTTGCAGGCGTGCTGCCAGTGGGTGCGCTGCCGAGCAGCGGTTGCAGCGCATCGGCGTCGTGCGGCTGCAGGGCGTCGCCGGGGCCGGCGGCCTGCAGGATGGCGGCGAGCACGTCGCCGGCTTCCACCGAGGGCAGCTGGTCGGCGTCGCCGAGCAGGATCAGTTGGGTGCCGTCGGCGACGGCTTCGACCAGTTTGCACATCAGCGGCAGGTCGACCATGGAGGCTTCGTCGACGACGATCAGGTCGAAGGGGAGCGGGTTGTCGGCGTTATGGCGGAACTGCGGGGAATCCGGAATGACGCCGAGCAGGCGATGCAGGGTGCTGGCGCCGGTGGGGAGCGATTCCCAGGGTAGTGGTTGGTTCTCGGCTGATGCGAGAACAGATGTGCTGGGGTTCGGCGGGAGCTGGATGCCATC includes:
- a CDS encoding XVIPCD domain-containing protein, with the protein product MEANEESRFQQPQQAAASSAGVRPASPLTDPALTPLVSQSPTLQAGLSQLKRDGIGVVWGNAGGGTYILPDKQIVIDQDAIGKGERLAGSLSHEIGHHRFTEEPDYSSKHAYVTNMLRGEAAATLSNALVRREILNHQGPDIGIAGSGTRPKQYEAIADQQMAGKITRDAALNQIAQVFKTEQPSVGPSKTYEQYYGDYYDKHIGPLQRKHGRPEPGSGTDSLVNDVKQDLPSRDSQAPLSARPSLPTQQDHADHALYQQIKGGVEKLDAQHGREWDASSQRMTASLLVLAKEEGLTRVDHVLLNSPTDKLAAGEKVFLVQGTQSDPAHLRADMATMQAVQTPESQSFERVQSINQAQSQVREQQQALEQSQQTVTAPGPTMTR
- a CDS encoding AraC family transcriptional regulator, which codes for MVKGEVPEHALAAVYDPMINLILQGGKSMTVGDRTLHYDPASYFVMTVDLPAIGKVHAAEDGAPYLAVSLTLDPETIAALLHDLPVQAATSAAGADALSFCVASMTGEMLDAWVRLLGLMECPADIPALAPAYEREILYRALQGPQGGVLRAVATPDSTLARLRKAIHWIRANYAQPLRIATLAGQAAMSESAFHRNFKAATALSPLQYQKQLRLLQARQLLTAHGKSVTAAAMDVGYESATQFSREYARTFGLPPSQDAARILETFRGVAV
- a CDS encoding SDR family NAD(P)-dependent oxidoreductase; amino-acid sequence: MNIAVITGGSRGIGAATALASARRGMGVILTYHQNPLAAESVVARIAADGGKAIALPLDVGDTRSFAGFAAAVQETLHTVWQQDTLAGLVNNAGYGVFNPIETVDEAQFDGLFNVHLKGPFFLTQALLPLLGRGAAIVNLTSATTRVAFAGVAPYAAFKGGLEVLSRYMAKEFGERGIRVNTVSPGPIRTELGGGLTPDFEAMLAAQTALGRVGEPEEVANVIAMLLSDDAAWINAQSIEVAGGYHV
- a CDS encoding HigA family addiction module antitoxin, which gives rise to MTVLPNIHPGEILLEEFLEPMGISQNALARATAVPPRRINEIVLGKRGITADTAVRLAAALGTTERFWLGLQADYELEQAHRALGDLPSRIKRLAA
- a CDS encoding type II toxin-antitoxin system RelE/ParE family toxin, producing MIRSFVDKEAEKIWLGERSRRLPADIQPVARRKLRMLNAAAHLDDLRIPPANRLEALKGERRGQYSIRINDQWRICFRWMEGDVAEVEIVDYH
- a CDS encoding virulence RhuM family protein, with amino-acid sequence MAKKHETSLVRSSAAEYLTFVAAAGEGGVQAAYADENVWLTQKMLAQLYDVDVRTINYHLKKVFTDSELQQESVIRNFRITAADGKSYNTKHYNLAAIIAVGYKVNSERAVQFRKWATTIIASFTIKGFAMDDERLKNDGTVLGKRYFEEQLQRIREIRLSKRKFYQKITDIYATALDYDATAQATQRFFATVQNKLHWAIHGQTAAEVVYHRADAGKQHMGLTTWADAPRGKIQKFDVAVAKNYLTTGEMAQLQRLISAYLDLAEDMALRQIPMTMRDWETRLNRFIEATDRQVLQDAGRVTAEIAKAHAESEFEKYRIVQDQLFVSDFDRVLQQLDAGDRADGTDDDLR